The Nerophis ophidion isolate RoL-2023_Sa linkage group LG24, RoL_Noph_v1.0, whole genome shotgun sequence genome includes a region encoding these proteins:
- the LOC133542260 gene encoding leucine-rich alpha-2-glycoprotein-like: protein MSLRLFLMVFVLTTCGIRACPHSCSCSFSPRGAEVECSDTSMTSFPVDALPPNTTRLSVQSTQLSAVEPHHLGAVTLLRSLQLYHNKLDKLPWDLLRNTSQLTTLDLTGNLLVRLPPKIFDQKSLRNLLLKNNRIEEVDAEWFSETSSLIQLDLSRNLLSRIPSVFLHKLEHLEHLDLSHNNLEELQAGALEKLHQLDTLNLARNKLSTLNHSLFKHNQRLSRLFLQENHLRELHLGLLSGLPRLQMLLLNQNQLQRLPQSLLGGTNSTFQMILTGNPWLCDEKIDYLRRWLIDHPGNVFFLDEVTCTGPETLKNRPVASLTGHDLGLVGDEELAHFLDKHD from the coding sequence ATGAGCTTAAGGCTTTTTCTCATGGTTTTTGTTTTGACCACCTGTGGCATCCGTGCTTGCCCGCACTCGTGCTCCTGCTCCTTTTCACCTCGGGGCGCCGAGGTGGAGTGCAGTGACACCTCCATGACGTCCTTCCCCGTGGACGCTTTACCTCCCAACACCACTCGCTTATCCGTCCAGTCCACCCAGCTCAGCGCCGTAGAACCCCATCATCTGGGCGCAGTGACCCTTCTGAGGAGTCTCCAGCTGTATCACAACAAACTGGACAAGCTTCCTTGGGATCTCCTGAGGAACACTTCCCAACTGACCACTTTGGATCTCACAGGTAACCTTCTCGTACGATTGCCTCCAAAGATCTTCGACCAGAAGTCTCTGCGCAACCTGCTCCTTAAGAACAACCGCATTGAAGAAGTCGATGCTGAGTGGTTCTCGGAAACCAGCAGCCTCATTCAGCTCGATTTATCCAGGAATCTATTATCCCGCATCCCGTCTGTTTTTCTGCACAAACTGGAACACCTAGAACATCTTGACCTGAGCCATAACAACCTTGAAGAACTCCAAGCAGGAGCCTTGGAGAAACTACACCAGCTGGACACCCTTAACCTCGCCAGGAACAAACTGAGCACCCTGAACCATTCGCTTTTCAAACACAACCAGAGGCTTTCAAGACTGTTCCTGCAGGAGAATCATCTCAGGGAGCTTCACCTGGGACTCCTCTCGGGTCTTCCCCGCCTTCAGATGCTTCTTCTCAACCAGAACCAGCTCCAACGTCTCCCCCAAAGCCTGCTGGGTGGCACGAACTCTACTTTCCAGATGATTCTGACTGGGAACCCGTGGCTGTGCGATGAGAAGATCGACTATCTGCGGCGATGGCTTATCGACCACCCTGGCAATGTCTTCTTCTTGGACGAGGTCACTTGCACCGGCCCGGAAACTCTCAAAAATAGACCGGTGGCATCTTTAACAGGACATGACCTTGGTCTTGTCGGAGATGAGGAATTGGCTCATTTTCTGGATAAACACGATTGA
- the si:dkey-90m5.4 gene encoding leucine-rich alpha-2-glycoprotein: MKACSATVVLLLACVSHVSLACPPLCKCYPRRAEVVCNQVPLTSFPSEGLPHNTSTLTIQFTNITSITERDLEATPRLKELHLFNNRLKNLSSHLLRGVPQLTALDLTGNKLTHLPADVFSHAPLRSLVLKNNLMEMAEPGWIPDNSSLTWLDISGNRLTKIPADFLQKMPQLESLDLSNNLLETISANALNRLTKLDRLNLRNNNLDALDASVLVNTRNLTYLFLSRNRLTHLPGNIFQELSQLKHLSLDDNKLSNIPTGLLDSLESLDPEGLDLTGNPWLCDAQLEYLFRWLQKNRTTLFLPETITCSGPQSLKSRSVMSLTESELNLRAS, from the coding sequence ATGAAGGCGTGCTCGGCAACCGTCGTCCTCCTCCTAGCCTGCGTCAGCCATGTTTCTCTAGCTTGCCCGCCGCTGTGCAAATGCTACCCGAGAAGAGCCGAGGTGGTCTGCAATCAGGTCCCCCTGACGTCCTTCCCCTCCGAGGGCCTGCCCCACAACACCAGCACCCTCACCATCCAGTTCACCAACATCACGTCCATCACCGAGCGGGATCTGGAAGCTACGCCCCGCCTGAAGGAGCTCCATTTGTTCAACAACCGGCTGAAGAACCTCTCCTCGCATCTTCTCAGGGGCGTTCCTCAGCTCACGGCTTTAGACCTGACCGGCAACAAGTTGACCCACTTGCCCGCGGACGTCTTCAGCCACGCTCCTCTTCGCAGCCTGGTGCTCAAGAACAACCTGATGGAGATGGCGGAACCCGGGTGGATTCCGGACAACAGCAGCCTGACTTGGCTGGACATTTCTGGGAACCGCTTGACCAAAATCCCGGCTGACTTCCTCCAGAAGATGCCTCAACTGGAGAGCCTCGACCTCTCCAACAACCTCCTGGAGACCATCTCTGCAAATGCTCTGAATCGACTCACCAAGCTGGACCGCCTGAATCTACGCAACAACAACCTGGACGCCCTGGATGCTTCCGTTCTTGTAAACACCCGCAACCTCACCTACTTGTTCCTGTCCAGGAACCGGCTCACACACCTCCCCGGGAATATTTTCCAGGAGCTCAGTCAGCTCAAGCACCTCAGCCTGGACGACAACAAGCTGAGCAACATCCCCACGGGACTGCTGGACAGCCTTGAGTCCCTCGATCCCGAAGGACTGGACCTTACTGGCAACCCTTGGTTGTGCGACGCTCAGCTGGAGTACCTTTTCAGGTGGCTCCAGAAGAACCGGACCACGCTCTTCCTCCCTGAGACCATCACGTGTTCTGGTCCGCAGTCTCTGAAGAGCCGCTCAGTCATGTCGTTGACAGAAAGTGAACTAAACCTTCGGGCCTCGTAA